CGATCTTTCGATGCTCCACAACGAATGGGGCGTCGCCACTTACCCCGCGGTTCTCGGCCACGAAGCGATCGGCACGGTCGTCGCCGTCGGCGAGTTTGCGAAGGGCGTGCAAGTCGGCGAGCGCGTCGGCGTCGGCTGGACGGCTAGCTCGTGCATGCACTGCCGGCCCTGTTTGTCGGGCGATCAACATCTTTGCGCGCAAGCCCTCCCCACGATCGTGAAACATCGCGGCGGCTTCGCCAGTCGCGTCCGCTCGCACTGGGCCTGGGCGATTCCGCTGCCGGAAGGTCTTCCCGCCGGCGAAGCAGGTCCGCTCCTCTGCGGCGGCATCACGGTCTTCAATCCGCTCGCCATGCACGCGAAGCCGACTCACCGCGTCGGCATCGTCGGCATCGGCGGCCTCGGCCACATGGGCGTCAAGTTCGCCGCCGCCTACGGTTGCGAAGTCACCGCGTTCACCTCGAGCGAAAGCAAGTTCGAAGAAGCCCGCAGCTTCGGCGCTCACCACGTCGTCGCCACGCGCGATCCGGCCGGGCTTCGCAAAATCGCCGGCTCGCTCGACATGCTGATCACCACGACCAACGTGCCGCTCGACTGGAACCTGATGATCGGCACGCTCGCCCCGAAGGGCCGCTTGCACGTCCTCGGCGCCGTACTCGAACCGATCCCCGTCGTCGCGATGTCGCTCATCATGCAGCAGCGCAGCATCTCGGCCTCGCCAACCGGTTCGCCCGTCGACATCGCAACGATGCTAGATTTCGCCGCCCGCCACAACGTGACGCCGACGACCGAGCACATGCCGATGAGCCAGATTAACGAGGCGTTCGAACGCCTCGAAGCCGGCAAAGCCCGCTACCGCATCGTGCTCGACGCCGATTTCTAATCGTAGGGTGGATGCTCGCACCCACCTTGCCCGTCGAGAATCGCGACGCTTCGTGCCACCCCGGCAAGCTCCGCACAATCGACAACCGCCGACGGCGCGCCGCCTGTAGACATCTATGCGTCACAGGTGGGTGCAAGCACCGCACCCTACGAGGAACTCCCATGCCCGCCATCGAAGAGGTCGATCTGCTTGTTCTCGGCAGCGGCGAAGCCGGCAAGTACCTCGCCTGGACGCTCGGGTCGCAAGGACAGCGGTGCGCCGTCATCGAACGCCGCTACATCGGCGGCTCGTGCCCGACGATCGCCTGCCTCCCCAGCAAGAACGTCATCCACAGCGCCAAGGTCGCCTCGCTCCTTCGCCGCGGCGCCGAGTTCGGCCTGCCGACTAGCGCACAACCCGTCGACATGGCGGCGGTCCGCGACCGCAAGCGGCGGATGGTCGACGGCCTGATCGACATGCACCAGCAAAAGTTCGCCGCCAGCGGCGCGGAACTCGTCATGGGGAGCGGCAAGTTCATCACTCCGCGCACCATCGAGGTCGAACTCAACGCCGGCGGCATGCGCACATTTCATGGGAAGCGCGTCGTTATTTGCACCGGCTCGCGCGCTCGCCTCGACGAGACGCCCGGCCTGCGCGAATCGCACCCGCTCACCCACATCGAAGCGCTCGAACTCGACCAGGTCCCGCCGCAGCTCATCATCCTCGGCGGCGGCTACATCGGCCTCGAATTCGCCCAAGCCTTCCGTCGCCTCGGCAGCGAGGTGACGATCATCGAACGCAACGCGACCGTCATCCATCGCGAAGACGAGGACGTAACGGCCGCCGTCACCGAGCTACTCCACGACGAAGGCATCGAGGTTCTGACGAACGCCAGCGTCGAGCGCATTTCAGGAACATCCGGCGCACAAGTTTCGATCGAGACAAGCGGCAACGGCGCCCCCCGCACTATCGTCGGCACGCACCTCCTCGTTGCCGGCGGTCGCACGCCCAATACCGACGGCATCGGCCTCGAGCTAGCCGGCGTCAAACTCGAACCACACGGCCACGTCCGCGTCGACGAGCGCCTGCAAACCACGGCCGAGAGCGTCTACGCAGTCGGCGATTGCGCCGGCAGTCCCCACTTCACGCACGTCGCGTTCGACGACTTCCGCATCCTGCGCGACAACTTCGCTGGCGGCAGCCGCGTCACCACCGGCCGGCAAGTTCCCTTCTGCCTCTTCCTCGATCCCGAACTCGCCCGCGTTGGCCTCAGCGAACGCGAGGCCCGCGAGCAAGGCATCGCCTACCGCCTCGCCAAGCTCCCAATGGTCGCGGTGCTGCGCACGCGCACGCTCTCCGAAACGCGCGGCTTCATGAAGGCGCTCATCGAGCCGCAAGGGCAGGGCGACAAGATTCTCGGCTTCACCGCCTTCGGTCCCGACGCCGGCGAACTTCTCCCCGCCGTGCAAGTCGCCATGTCAGCCGGCTTACCCTACACCGCGCTCCGCGAGGCGATCTTCACGCACCCCACAATGGGCGAAGGCTTCGGCCCGCTCTTCTCCTCAATCAAGTAGGGTAGGCGCTCGCCAGCTCTACCTCTGCCGCGACGATTGCTCCGCCAGCATGTTGCAAAACAACGCTCCCTGCCCAATCGCATCGTCGAGCGCCACATGCGTGTGCGGCAGATTGTCGAACCATCGCTTCGGCATATTTCGCTTCGTCGACTGGCGATACTCAGTCCCCAACGCCGCCATCGCGTAGCTCTTGATGTCGAGCGCAGAATGTGAAAAGGGGCTCTCGCCGGCAAATCGGATCAAGTACCAGTAGACGAACATAAAATCGTACGCCGCGGGATACGCGACGAAGACCGGTTTCCCCGGCAGCAATTTAAGCCACGCCACGTACGCCGACATCGCCTCCGTCGGATCGCGGAGGTTGGTTCGACAAGCCGCCCAAGCCTCCGGCTGAGTCGCCCACCACGCCATCGTTTGCGGATTTCCCTCGGCGCCAGGCAGCAATGTCAGATTTGCTTCGAACGAACCGAGCAGCGTCTTGTCTGCGCGAAACGCCGCCGAAGCGAAACTCAACATCGAGTGCGGCCCCGGGATCGGCCCGTCGGCTTCGATGTCCGTGCTGACGTAAATTTCCTCAGCCATCCCAGCTTGCTCCTTACACAATCTTCACCGCCGCACCACGCCTCGCCGCCTCGTAAATCGCGGTGATAATCTTCACATCCTGCAGCCCCTCGGCGCCCGGCGTCTTCGGCGTTTTATCGTCCAGCACGCATTGGGCCATGTGATCCATCTCCAGCGCGAAGTGGTTTCCCGGCGTGATCTCCAGCCCATTCCCTTCGCGGTCGTTCCCCTGCCACAGCCGATTCCCTTGGTACGACAGGTACGGCTCCGACTGAATCTGCCCCTTCGTCCCGTAGACGCGGAAGCGATTACACCCATAACCATACGACGAGACGCACGAGCCGATGGCGCCCGACTTGAATTTGAGATCAAACGCCACGGTCTCTTCGACTTCCTTGAATCGCGGATCGTTCGGCGTCGAGTAGCTAATCGCCGTCACTTCTACTGGCTCCTCGCCCGAGAGGTACCGCGCCGCCTGCAGCGCGTAGATGCCGATGTCCATCATCGACCCGCCGCCCGCCAGCTTGCGGTTGAGCCGCCACTGCGTCGGATCGCCAATATTGAAACCGCCCTCGGCCGTCACCTGCTTGATGACGCCCACCGCTTCCGGCGAGCGGGCTAGTTCAATCGCCTTTTGCGTCACCGGCTCGTACTGCAGCCGGTAGGCAATCATCAGCTTCCGGGCCGCCTTCTCGCAGGCGTCAATCATCGCCGCGCATTCGGCCGGCGTGTTCGCCATCGGCTTCTCGCACAGCACATGCTTGCCAGCCTGGGCGCCGCGGATCGTGTACTCGGCATGCATGCCGTTGGGCAGCACGATGTACACGACGTCGATCGCCGGATTGTCCTTGATCGTGTCGTAATTCTCGTAGTTGTAAATGTTCTTCGGATCAATGCCGTACTTCGCCGCCTGCTCCTTCGCCTTCTCGGGGTGACCGCTCACCAGGGCGACCGGCCGCGCGTATTCGCACTTGGCAAACGCGGGGAGCAGCTGCTCCATCGACAGCTTCCCAATGCCCACCAGTGCGAAGCCGACTGTCTTCTTCGGCTCCGCCGCGAACGCCTGAGCTCGAATGGCGGTGCTCCCAAGCGCGATGGCCGAACTGGCCAGAAACGTCCGCCGCGATACCGATCCAAATTCAAATGCCATGGGAGTGCTCCTGCGTGGTGAATGAGAAGGCTCTATTAAACCAACCGTAGTCACGCGTGACCACGACTCTCTCTAGCCCCGGGCTCCGCCCAGGGGTCGCCCTCCATTCCGGTAGACGCCGCGGCGCACAACGTCACCCCCGAGCGAAGCCCAGGGCTAAACGTGCAACGACGATCGGTGTCCATTCAATGACGGACGCCGCCGCAGCAGCGGCACGGAGCGAACCTAAAGAACGAGCGCCACCGCAGATTGGTGGTCACTACTCAACCAACTCAATCCATGCAGATTCGGCTTCCGGCAGCGTTTATATCCGGTAAACTCATGCACTGCAGAATCGGCGCAGGAATTGCTCTGCCAATCGCACATCCGCTGCGAACTCTTCGGATCAGACATGACGACACCAGATCTCGACCCGCCCCCGCTCACCACCGGCATCGCCGGCTTGAACGACATCCTACGCGGCGGCTTTCCCGCCGATTGCGTTTACATGGTCGCCGGTACTCCTGGCACCGGCAAAACGACGCTCGCGCTTCAGTTTCTGCTCGAAGGTGTGAAGGAGGGCGAATCGTGCCTCTATATCACCCTCTCCGAAACGCGCCGCGAGATTGAAAAAGTCGCCCGTAGCCACGGATGGGATCTCAGCGGTCTCAATATCTGCGAGTTGATCCCCACCGAGGGCAATCTCTCCGCCGACGCGCAGCTCACCGTCTTCAACCCCTCTGAATTCGAGCTTGGCGAAACGACCGAGGCGATGATCGCTGAAGTCAAGCGCTGCTCCCCCAAGCGGGTCGTCCTCGACTCGCTTTCGGAGCTCCGTCTCGTCGCGCAAAATTCACTCCGCTATCGGCGGCAGATCCTCGCGCTCAAACAATACTTCGCCGGCCGCGACTGCACGGTGCTTATGCTCGACGACTGCACCGGCTCCGTCGCCGACGATCAGCTCGAGAGCATCGCGCACGGCGTCGTTAACCTTGAGCATCTGGCCAATCAGTATGGCGCTGAACGGCGCCGGCTGCGGGTCGTCAAGCTGCGCGGCGTCGCGTTCCGCGGCGGGTACCACGACTTCACGATTCGCAAGGGCGGCCTAGACGTCTTTCCGCGACTCGTCGCGGCGGAGCATCACAACGAATTCGCCGACCGCGACCTGCCGAGCGAAATTACCGCTCTCGATTCGCTCCTCTGCGGCGGCCTCCCCGCCGGCACCAGTACGCTGATGCTCGGCCCCGCCGGCACCGGCAAATCGACTATCGCCACCAAGTTCGCTATGGCGGCCGTGGAACGCAACGAGCGCGCGGTGATGTTCGTCTTCGACGAAAACATCGGCACCTTCCGTTCGCGCTCGCGCAAGCTTGGCATCGGCATCGAACCATACATGACGAACGGCATGCTCAGCGTGCAACAAGTCGACCCGGCGGAACTGTCGTCAGGCGAATTTTGCACGATCGTCCGCCGCGCCGTGGAAGGCCATGGCGGCAGCATCCCGGCGAAGGTCGTCATCATCGACAGCCTCAACGGCTACCTCAACGCGATGCCCGAGGAAAAGTTCCTCACGGCTCAGTTGCACGAGTTGCTCGCCTTCCTTGGCCAGAACGGCGTCGTCACAATTATGACCGTCACGCAAGCCGGCATGGTCGGGGCAATGCAGTCCCCCGTCGACACGACTTATCTGGCCGACAACGTCATTCTGTTTCGCTTCTTCGAGGCCCGCGGCGAAGTGCGACGCGCAATCTCGGTGGTTAAAAAACGAAGCGGCAAACACGAACTCACCATTCGAGAACTCGAAATCAACGACCGCGGCATTCAAATCGGTGAACCGCTCATCGACTTCCAAGGCGTCCTCACTGGCGTGCCGACATTCGTTGGCAAGCCTTCTGATCTGATCAAGCAGGACCGCCATGGAGTCTAGCCAACCTGCTTGCGAATCTCGGTTGCTTCTCCTCCCGCCAACGCGGCGCGACGCCGACGCGATTGGCAAACTGTTAACAAACGCCAACATCGAGTACGCAACGTGCACCTCGGTCGCTGAACTCTGTCACGAACTCTCGGCAGGCGCCGCCGCGATCGTCGTCTCCGAAGAATCGCTCATTAGCGACGACCGCGTCCTCGCCGACTGTTTAGCATCGCAGCCGGTGTGGAGCGACCTCCCGATCATCGTCCTCTCGCGCACCGGCGCCGAGTTGGCCTCGTTGGGCCGCATCGTCAAGTCCCTTGGCAACGTCAGCGTGCTCGAACGTCCCGTGCGCGTTTCAACGTTCCTCAGCGTCGTCAACTCGGCTCTTCGCGCCCGCGACCGTCAGTACCAGGTCCGCGACCACCTGATCAGCCTCGATCGCATTGCCGCCGAGCTCCGCGAAAGTCGCGTTCAGCACGAAATGATCGTCCGCGGCGCCAACATCGGCATTTGGAGTTGCCCCCTTCCGCTCGCGCGGCTCTTCTGGGACGACGCGGTGAAGGCCCACTTTCATCTCGCGCCCGACGCCGAAGTAACGATCGAGTTGTTTTTCGAACGGCTCCACCCCGACGATCGCGAACGCACGGAGAATGCGATCGCCGCCAGCATCGACGGGCAAACGGCGTACGACATCGACTTCCGCACCGTCTCGCCCGACCGCCGACGGACCAAGTGGATCCGCGCGATGGGCCGCGGCTTTTACGCCGAAGACGGCACGCCGACGCGGTTCGACGGCATCACGATTGACGTCACCGATCGCAAGCTCGTTGAACTCGATCGCGAACGACTGCTCGATTCCGAACGCGCCGCCCGCAGCGAGCTCGAACGCGCGAACCAGATGAAGGACGAGTTCCTCGCCACCCTCTCGCACGAACTCCGCAACCCGCTCAACGCGATCCTCGGCTGGGCGCAAATCCTTCGCAGCGGACAGCTCCCGCCCGCCGAAACCGCCGAGGGAATCGAAATCATCGAGCGCAACGCCCGCTCCCAAGCGCAGATCATCGAAGATCTGCTCGACATGAGCCGCATCATCTCGGGCAAGATTCGGCTCGACGTCCAGCGGGTCGATCTCGCCGCCGTCGTTCGCGCGGCAATTGAAACAATCAAACCCGCCGCAGACGCGAAGGGGATCCGCCTCCGCGCCGCCCTCGATCCGCTCGCCGGCCCCATCTCCGGCGATCCGAACCGCTTGCAGCAAGTCTTTTGGAACTTGCTCAGCAACGCCGTGAAATTCACGCCGCGCGAAGGCAACGTCCAGATTTTACTCGAGCGCGTCAATTCACACCTGGAAGTGAGCGTCATCGACAGCGGCGAAGGCATCGAGCCGCAGTTCCTGCCGCATGTCTTTGATCGCTTCCGCCAAGCCGACGCGACGACGACCCGCATGCACGGCGGCCTCGGCCTGGGACTCGCCATCGTCCGGCAACTCGTTGAACTTCACGGCGGCTCCGTCCGCGCGAAAAGCGCCGGCCACGGCGCTGGCGCGACGTTCATCGTCCACTTACCGCTCACCGCCATCGTTTCGCACCGCGAGACTCCGGTCGAGCGTCGCCATCCCGCAGCGAGCTCGTTGCCGACGCCGATCGAGGCGTGCGCCGAAATGGCCGGGGTCACCGTCGTGGTCGTCGACGACGAACCCGACGCCCGCGCGCTGTTGCGCCGTCTACTCGAAGATTGCGATGCGCTCGTCTTCGACGCCGCCAGCGCCGCCGATGCGCTGGTGCTCGTGCAAGAAAAGCGGCCGCACGTGCTAGTGAGCGACATCGGCATGCCGGCCGAAGATGGTTACTCGCTCATTCGCCGCTTGCGCGAACTCCCGGCAGAGCAGGGGGGCGCCACGCCCGCCGTCGCCCTCACCGCCTACGCCCGCGCCGACGACCGCGTGAACGTGGTGCTCGCGGGCTTCCAGCATCACCTCTCAAAGCCCGTCGAACCGGCGGAACTCATTGCGATCGTCGCCAGCTTAGCGCGGAGAATCTAACGCGTCGCGGCTCGCAATCACGATGAATGTTGTGACTCCCTCCCCCTTGAGGGGAGGGCAGGGGAGGGGGTGGAACGCTGGTACACGCTTCTTTCACCCCTCCCTAACCCTCCCCCTCAAGGGGAGGGAACCTCAGGATTTAGTTTTCTCTAAAAACCATCGCATCCTCAATCCAAAAACAACTCCGCAATCTCCGCCCAACCCTGCACGCGACGGAACCGCGTCTCTTTCCGATTGTGCGGCGCCGAAAACAAAATCCCCTCGCCGCCGAACCGCTCCAAGTTTCTCGGGATATCGTCGATCAAATAGTCGGCCGCGATGATGCTCTTATCGCCGCAGAAGACAACGTTCTCCCACGAGAAGAACGGAAAATACTCTCGCAGCCATTCGAACTTCGGCACGAACGACGTCGGAAATTCCATCGCCGCGCTCGCGATGAAGACGTCGTGCCGCTCGTACAGTCGAGCGAGCACGTCCTGCGAGTCGGGAATCACCGACAGGCTGCTGAAGAAGTCGAGCTCGTGGGCGTACTGCTTGACCGCCAATCGATGATCCTCGTGCACTGCTTCCGAAAATCGCCTCCCCAGCAGTTGCTCCTCCGCCAAGTGGACGCCAAAGTCGCGGCGATAAAGCTCCACGTGTCGACCATGCGAGTCGGCGATCACCTCGTCCATATCAACGGCAATGCGAACTCGCTCACCCGCTTTCACCAAGCGTCCCATCATGCTCCTCGATTGATTATTGCTGTCTTGCCGCCTCTCGGTTTGCACGAACCTATTCTATCCACGCCGCCTCCTGCAGTCGGCCCCCTGCTACAACCCGCGATGACTGCGTTCAATAGAAGCCACCGGCTCCGCCGGTGGACGAACTGCCTAATAGCGCAACTCCAACTGCGTCCACCGGCAAAGCCGATGACTTTCATGATTCCTTCACACAACACGCTAGCCGCAGCGCCATTGCGGCCAATCGCAGTCGATCAAACTTCCCGACTCTGCTAAGATCGACGGTCCCGCCGTTCTCTCTCCTGAGAACCCACCTCCCGCCAGAGAATCAGATGTCCACGGACCACGTGGCCGCCAAACCCGCTTCACGGTTCCAATTCGGCGCCGTGTCGGCCGTCTTCAGCGCCTTTCTGATCGATGGCGCCGGCTTCGGCGCCTGGGCCGCGCTGCTTCCCGTCTTCAAGTCGCAACTCAGCATCAGCGACGGCCAGCTCAGCGTCGCGCTGTTCTCGATGGTCATCGGCAGCGTCGCCGCGATGCCGATTGCCGGCCGCTTCATTGCTCACCTCGGCAGCCGCCGCGTCATCATCGCCGCCGCCGTCGCGTACTCGATTCTGCTGCCGCTCGTCGCGTTCGCCGCTTCGCCCGCCAGCACGCTCGCGATCTTCGCGATCGGCGCCCTCATCACCGGGGCCGCGAAAGGTTCGCTCGACGTTTCGGTGAACGCTCAAGCGATCGCCATTGAAAACCACGAAGGCCGCCCCATCGTCGCCCGCTGCCACGGCGGGTGGAGCATGGGCGCTCTCACCGGATCGCTCTTCGTCGCCGGCGGCTTGAAGCTCTCGCTCGGCGCACCGCTGATCATGACGCTGCTCGGCCTGCTCCTCCTCGGCCTCGCCGCATTCTCCGGCCGTCGCCTCACGGAGCACGACCGTCCCGACGAGCACGCGCATCACCGCCACTCGCTCTGGCCCCGCGGTCGACTCGCGCCGCTTGCCGCGCTCGCATTCATCGCCCTCTTCTGCGAAGGATCGATGGCCGACTGGAGCGCCGTCTTCCTCGCCGACGTCGTCGGCGCCGAGCCCGCCTCCGCCGCACTCGGCTTCGCCACCTACGCCACCGCGATGACGGCCAGCCGCTTCTGCGGCGATCAACTGAGTCACCGGCTCGGTCCCGTCGTGCTGATGCGGTTCAGCGGCGCCGTCGCAGCGCTCGGCCTCGCGCTGTCGCTCGCATCGCAAACCTACTGGCTTGGCCTGCTCGGCTTCGCAATGGCGGGCTTCGGGTTGGCGAACATCATTCCCGCACTCTTCCGCGCCGCTGCCCGCCATGGCCACGCCGGCCCCGCGATCGCGTCGGTCTCCACCGTCGGCTACGTCGGCCTGCTGATCGGCCCGCCCATCATCGGCGCCCTCAGCCGCACGCTTGGCCTGCCGCTCTCACTGGGCCTGCTCGTCCTCTTCAGCGGCGTGTTAGGCGCGAGCGCAAACCTCGCCAAACCACGCGGCACGCACTAGCGCTTCACATCGATGCGCGCTCTCCACTAGCCCCGGGCTCCGCCCGGGGGTTGGCATCCACACCGCCAAACGTCGCGGCACGCAGCTGTAGTGAATGCTCCTGCTCCCTCCCCCTTGAGGGGAGGGCCGGGGAGGGGGTGGAACTCTGGTACCCGCTGCGATCACCCCTCCCTAACCCTCCCCATCAAGGGTAGGGGACCTCAAGGTTGGGTTTTCTGGCCGCCTGCGCTGCTTCTCTGCAACTTTCTCGCCATTTCCTCACGCGCGGTAACAACCGCGCGACGCAAACGCTTTTGGTCATACCTCCGAACATCATCGGAGAGACGCCAACTCAAAGCGAATAGAGAAAGAAGTCCGATGTGCATTAACTTGAACCGTAAGTCCTGGAAGCTCGCCGCGGCCCTGTCCGCCGTTCTCGCCGCCGGCTCCGCTGTCCCAGCTCAAGCCGAAGTCGTCTCGCCAAACCTGCGTGACAACCTCACCTTCATGCCGCCGCACGTTGCCGGCGACGCCGAGTTCGACGGCAACGGTCCCGCCGTCACCGTCAAGGTGAAGTTCACCGTCAGCAACAACACGCTGCTCTACAGCGTCTACTACAAAGCGAAGGAAACGAAGAGCGACTGGACCGAAGCCTCAGGCTGGTCGCCCACGCGCACCGTCTACACCGCCCCTCCCGGCATGCGGATCGTCTCGATTCCGAAGTCGGAACACGAGCTCGTCATCGACACGATGAGCGGCCACAACTCGAAGACCTACCCCACCGCCCTCGGCCGCGTCACCCTCTACGGCGACACCAAAGGCAAAGACGCCGGCGTCTACACGCGGGTCGAACTCAACCTCGATGCAGCGATCCCGATCAACGTCGACATGAACGCCCCGCGCTCGGAGCAAGAAGCCTACCTCCCCCGCACCTACACCTACACGCCGCCTCACACCCGCGGCGATAAAGACTTCGATGGCAACGGCCCCCGCGTCGTCGTCGATGCTCGGGTCGAACATGACAGTCAACAGGTCTACTTCGTGATCAAGATGATCGCCGAGGAAACGAAGCCCGACAACACCACCGCCAGCGGCGAAACTCGCACGCTGATTTACTCGGCCCCCGCCGGCCAGCGTATCACCTCGCTCGGCGGTCAAACGAGCTGGCCGAACCTCGTGAGCTACTACGACTCGAACCACAACGTCGACAAGTTCGACACGCCGCTCGGCCCCGTGAGCGTCTTCGGCGACCACAAGGGCGACGACGCCGGAGACTACACGAGAGTCGTGTTCGGCAACGTCGACAAGTTCGTCGTGGTCCGCACCGCTCCCTCCGGTTCGCTAGCCGACGGCGGCGATGAAGGGGGCGGCGAGTCGGCCTCGTTCACCCGCAGCGGCGGCAAGAACGGAAACGCGAAAAACGGCAACTCCGGCAAGCAACGCAACTTCAAGCATCGCAAATAACGGGTGAACGGAATCGCCGCCAAAAGGCTTCTCACGCGGGTGGCATCCTCTCGGCCCCAAGCCGTGAGCATGCAGAACTGTACCGAAACGATCAGTCCAAATAAAACGCCGCCCCCGGCTTACCAGCTTGGGGCGGCGTTGCTGTTTGCATCGCGTAACGACGCGAAAGCATCGCAGCTGCAGGACGCCAAACTCATCAACGAGTCGCCGCCAGTTGCCGATCCAGCAACTCAATCACCTCGTAAACAAACCGCCGCTTCTCTGCGTTTAACATCACGCGCGTGCCGACCGTCTTGTCAGCCCAGCCCCGCGCACTGCCGCCATCCTGTCCAAACTCTTGCGCCATCGCTGTCCAATCGCAAACCATTTCGATGAGATCGACCTCCGTCATCTCATTCGGATCGGCGTGGAACTCCGGATGATGGCGGTTCACGCTCAGGTGATGCTGAACCGCCCGCTCAACTTGCTCGGCGACGCCCGGCGGATACTGCAGCGGATCCTCCGTACGACGTCGTCGATGATATTCAGTTAGCCAAATGTACGGGACGCGTTCCTCCGGCCCAAACTTTGACGCGTCATGGTTTCGCGCACGTTCGCACAGTTCATCGCCGTAGGCAGTCGCCGCAGCAAGCAGCGTCAGGCATCGACCAACGCGTTCGATATGCTCGCGCGTGCGACGCTCGTAAAACGCAACCATATTCGGCGTCGGCTCGTGGCTGACATTTTGCATAAGGCATCCAAGCATCGATTTGGAAGAGGCGAAACCAGCTCAATGGCTCATCCCAAGGGCGATGAAGCTCGGCGTAACGTTTCATTCGCGGCCACTGCCTCGCGAACGCGCTGGCCATACAGCGAGCGCAGCATCACGCCAATCGTCATGCCGGCAAACGCCAGTTGCATAACAACTGCAATGCACACAATGATCACGAACAAATTGAAACCATCGGGGTCTTCACGCACCTCTTGGAAGATCGTCCAGAGACAATAAGGTAGGCCGACGAAGGTCGCCGCCAGCATGAGCCACAAGCCGGCGGCAACAATCCGCCAT
This sequence is a window from Lacipirellula parvula. Protein-coding genes within it:
- the ahr gene encoding NADPH-dependent aldehyde reductase Ahr codes for the protein MSVVDAWVVPRAKQPIVRQQIDLGPIGPEEVEVQVEYCGLCHSDLSMLHNEWGVATYPAVLGHEAIGTVVAVGEFAKGVQVGERVGVGWTASSCMHCRPCLSGDQHLCAQALPTIVKHRGGFASRVRSHWAWAIPLPEGLPAGEAGPLLCGGITVFNPLAMHAKPTHRVGIVGIGGLGHMGVKFAAAYGCEVTAFTSSESKFEEARSFGAHHVVATRDPAGLRKIAGSLDMLITTTNVPLDWNLMIGTLAPKGRLHVLGAVLEPIPVVAMSLIMQQRSISASPTGSPVDIATMLDFAARHNVTPTTEHMPMSQINEAFERLEAGKARYRIVLDADF
- a CDS encoding dihydrolipoyl dehydrogenase family protein, with amino-acid sequence MPAIEEVDLLVLGSGEAGKYLAWTLGSQGQRCAVIERRYIGGSCPTIACLPSKNVIHSAKVASLLRRGAEFGLPTSAQPVDMAAVRDRKRRMVDGLIDMHQQKFAASGAELVMGSGKFITPRTIEVELNAGGMRTFHGKRVVICTGSRARLDETPGLRESHPLTHIEALELDQVPPQLIILGGGYIGLEFAQAFRRLGSEVTIIERNATVIHREDEDVTAAVTELLHDEGIEVLTNASVERISGTSGAQVSIETSGNGAPRTIVGTHLLVAGGRTPNTDGIGLELAGVKLEPHGHVRVDERLQTTAESVYAVGDCAGSPHFTHVAFDDFRILRDNFAGGSRVTTGRQVPFCLFLDPELARVGLSEREAREQGIAYRLAKLPMVAVLRTRTLSETRGFMKALIEPQGQGDKILGFTAFGPDAGELLPAVQVAMSAGLPYTALREAIFTHPTMGEGFGPLFSSIK
- a CDS encoding exonuclease yields the protein MAEEIYVSTDIEADGPIPGPHSMLSFASAAFRADKTLLGSFEANLTLLPGAEGNPQTMAWWATQPEAWAACRTNLRDPTEAMSAYVAWLKLLPGKPVFVAYPAAYDFMFVYWYLIRFAGESPFSHSALDIKSYAMAALGTEYRQSTKRNMPKRWFDNLPHTHVALDDAIGQGALFCNMLAEQSSRQR
- a CDS encoding Gfo/Idh/MocA family protein encodes the protein MAFEFGSVSRRTFLASSAIALGSTAIRAQAFAAEPKKTVGFALVGIGKLSMEQLLPAFAKCEYARPVALVSGHPEKAKEQAAKYGIDPKNIYNYENYDTIKDNPAIDVVYIVLPNGMHAEYTIRGAQAGKHVLCEKPMANTPAECAAMIDACEKAARKLMIAYRLQYEPVTQKAIELARSPEAVGVIKQVTAEGGFNIGDPTQWRLNRKLAGGGSMMDIGIYALQAARYLSGEEPVEVTAISYSTPNDPRFKEVEETVAFDLKFKSGAIGSCVSSYGYGCNRFRVYGTKGQIQSEPYLSYQGNRLWQGNDREGNGLEITPGNHFALEMDHMAQCVLDDKTPKTPGAEGLQDVKIITAIYEAARRGAAVKIV
- a CDS encoding ATPase domain-containing protein — encoded protein: MTTPDLDPPPLTTGIAGLNDILRGGFPADCVYMVAGTPGTGKTTLALQFLLEGVKEGESCLYITLSETRREIEKVARSHGWDLSGLNICELIPTEGNLSADAQLTVFNPSEFELGETTEAMIAEVKRCSPKRVVLDSLSELRLVAQNSLRYRRQILALKQYFAGRDCTVLMLDDCTGSVADDQLESIAHGVVNLEHLANQYGAERRRLRVVKLRGVAFRGGYHDFTIRKGGLDVFPRLVAAEHHNEFADRDLPSEITALDSLLCGGLPAGTSTLMLGPAGTGKSTIATKFAMAAVERNERAVMFVFDENIGTFRSRSRKLGIGIEPYMTNGMLSVQQVDPAELSSGEFCTIVRRAVEGHGGSIPAKVVIIDSLNGYLNAMPEEKFLTAQLHELLAFLGQNGVVTIMTVTQAGMVGAMQSPVDTTYLADNVILFRFFEARGEVRRAISVVKKRSGKHELTIRELEINDRGIQIGEPLIDFQGVLTGVPTFVGKPSDLIKQDRHGV
- a CDS encoding hybrid sensor histidine kinase/response regulator; this encodes MESSQPACESRLLLLPPTRRDADAIGKLLTNANIEYATCTSVAELCHELSAGAAAIVVSEESLISDDRVLADCLASQPVWSDLPIIVLSRTGAELASLGRIVKSLGNVSVLERPVRVSTFLSVVNSALRARDRQYQVRDHLISLDRIAAELRESRVQHEMIVRGANIGIWSCPLPLARLFWDDAVKAHFHLAPDAEVTIELFFERLHPDDRERTENAIAASIDGQTAYDIDFRTVSPDRRRTKWIRAMGRGFYAEDGTPTRFDGITIDVTDRKLVELDRERLLDSERAARSELERANQMKDEFLATLSHELRNPLNAILGWAQILRSGQLPPAETAEGIEIIERNARSQAQIIEDLLDMSRIISGKIRLDVQRVDLAAVVRAAIETIKPAADAKGIRLRAALDPLAGPISGDPNRLQQVFWNLLSNAVKFTPREGNVQILLERVNSHLEVSVIDSGEGIEPQFLPHVFDRFRQADATTTRMHGGLGLGLAIVRQLVELHGGSVRAKSAGHGAGATFIVHLPLTAIVSHRETPVERRHPAASSLPTPIEACAEMAGVTVVVVDDEPDARALLRRLLEDCDALVFDAASAADALVLVQEKRPHVLVSDIGMPAEDGYSLIRRLRELPAEQGGATPAVALTAYARADDRVNVVLAGFQHHLSKPVEPAELIAIVASLARRI
- a CDS encoding 5' nucleotidase, NT5C type — protein: MMGRLVKAGERVRIAVDMDEVIADSHGRHVELYRRDFGVHLAEEQLLGRRFSEAVHEDHRLAVKQYAHELDFFSSLSVIPDSQDVLARLYERHDVFIASAAMEFPTSFVPKFEWLREYFPFFSWENVVFCGDKSIIAADYLIDDIPRNLERFGGEGILFSAPHNRKETRFRRVQGWAEIAELFLD